A part of Micromonospora chersina genomic DNA contains:
- a CDS encoding GPW/gp25 family protein, whose amino-acid sequence MSAGRHVGFPLRVGGRGRTALVGDEEYLRGLVEAVLFTRPGERVNRPDFGSGVDRLVFAPAGDEMAHATRALVHGALQRWLGDLVQIDDVRVEAVDAQLRVTVSYVPLVAGATVGERRSLTVVGGTP is encoded by the coding sequence GTGAGCGCCGGCCGGCACGTCGGCTTCCCGCTGCGCGTCGGCGGCCGCGGCCGCACCGCCCTGGTCGGCGACGAGGAGTACCTGCGCGGCCTGGTCGAGGCGGTGCTGTTCACCCGGCCCGGGGAACGGGTCAACCGGCCCGACTTCGGCAGCGGCGTCGACCGGCTGGTCTTCGCCCCGGCCGGCGACGAGATGGCGCACGCCACCCGGGCGCTGGTGCACGGCGCCCTGCAACGCTGGCTCGGCGACCTCGTGCAGATCGACGACGTGCGGGTCGAGGCGGTCGACGCCCAACTGCGGGTCACCGTCAGCTACGTGCCGCTGGTCGCCGGGGCCACCGTCGGCGAGCGCCGCAGCCTCACCGTCGTGGGCGGCACCCCGTGA
- a CDS encoding phage baseplate assembly protein V, with product MTRQFFGVYRGKVEQNLDPMLRGRVQVSVPKVLGDGRLAWAEPCVPYAGNGVGGFNLPPVGAAAWVAFEGGNPDYPVLLGCYWQIGESPAPGLPQQRVFQSDSVSVTVSDLPMMGGLTIEVGPPAVLIPLKVVLGPGGIELSTGATKVVLDGVRVSVNDGALEVM from the coding sequence ATGACCCGGCAGTTCTTCGGCGTCTACCGGGGAAAGGTGGAGCAGAACCTGGACCCGATGCTGCGCGGGCGGGTGCAGGTCTCCGTCCCGAAGGTGCTCGGCGACGGCCGGCTGGCCTGGGCCGAGCCGTGCGTGCCCTACGCCGGCAACGGCGTCGGCGGGTTCAACCTGCCGCCGGTGGGCGCCGCCGCCTGGGTGGCGTTCGAGGGCGGCAACCCCGACTACCCCGTCCTACTGGGCTGCTACTGGCAGATCGGCGAGTCGCCCGCGCCCGGGCTGCCGCAGCAGCGGGTGTTCCAGTCCGACTCGGTGAGCGTCACGGTCAGCGACCTGCCCATGATGGGCGGCCTGACCATCGAGGTGGGGCCGCCGGCCGTGCTGATCCCGCTCAAGGTGGTGCTGGGCCCGGGCGGGATCGAGCTGTCCACGGGCGCCACCAAGGTGGTCCTCGACGGCGTGCGGGTCTCGGTCAACGACGGCGCGCTGGAGGTGATGTGA
- a CDS encoding S8 family serine peptidase, protein MSFTRLLAGTAVVTALVAAAATPAQAAVNDALYDKQWGLRQIHAEQAWATSTGAGVVIAVVDTGVDLGHPDLAAKLVPGATFVDCGPASCGNGDWRGPNGVPDTGDEHGTHVAGIAAAATGNGVGVAGVARDAKIMPIKVLEAGSGSFADIAAGIRYAADHGAKVVNLSLGALPGSQALTLTGLESAATEAIAYAQAKGVAVIAAAGNETAPLCDTPAWEAGALCVTATDRNEVKAWYSNLGVKADLKAVAAPGGAGLVNCDDDIWSSVPVGAGAATCGQGDYDAYAGTSMATPYVSGVAALLAAQGRSVANMYAVLMSTARTPVAGLRGVYTPLYGWGIVDAQAAVAAPRT, encoded by the coding sequence ATGTCGTTCACCCGGTTACTCGCCGGCACCGCGGTGGTCACCGCACTGGTGGCGGCCGCGGCAACGCCCGCCCAGGCGGCCGTCAACGATGCGTTGTACGACAAGCAGTGGGGCCTGCGGCAGATCCACGCCGAGCAGGCCTGGGCGACCAGCACGGGAGCGGGCGTGGTCATCGCGGTGGTGGACACCGGCGTCGACCTCGGCCACCCGGATCTGGCCGCCAAGCTCGTCCCCGGCGCGACCTTCGTCGACTGCGGCCCGGCCTCGTGCGGCAACGGCGACTGGCGCGGCCCCAACGGCGTGCCCGACACCGGTGACGAGCACGGCACCCACGTGGCCGGTATCGCCGCCGCGGCGACGGGCAACGGTGTCGGTGTCGCCGGCGTCGCCCGCGACGCGAAGATCATGCCGATCAAGGTGCTGGAGGCGGGAAGCGGCAGCTTCGCCGACATCGCCGCCGGCATCCGTTACGCGGCCGACCACGGCGCCAAGGTGGTCAACCTCAGCCTCGGCGCACTGCCCGGCAGCCAGGCCCTCACCCTCACCGGCCTGGAGTCCGCGGCGACCGAGGCGATCGCGTACGCGCAGGCGAAGGGCGTTGCCGTCATCGCGGCCGCCGGCAACGAGACCGCCCCGCTGTGCGACACCCCGGCCTGGGAGGCCGGGGCGCTCTGCGTCACCGCCACCGACCGCAACGAGGTCAAGGCGTGGTACTCGAACCTGGGTGTCAAGGCCGACCTGAAGGCCGTCGCCGCGCCCGGCGGTGCCGGCCTCGTCAACTGCGACGACGACATCTGGTCCAGCGTCCCGGTGGGCGCCGGCGCGGCCACCTGCGGCCAGGGCGACTACGACGCCTACGCCGGCACGTCGATGGCCACGCCGTACGTGTCCGGGGTGGCGGCGCTGCTCGCCGCCCAGGGGCGCAGCGTGGCCAACATGTACGCGGTGCTGATGTCGACCGCCCGGACCCCGGTCGCGGGTCTGCGTGGCGTCTACACGCCGCTCTACGGCTGGGGCATCGTCGACGCCCAGGCCGCCGTGGCCGCGCCACGCACCTGA